From a single Myxocyprinus asiaticus isolate MX2 ecotype Aquarium Trade chromosome 33, UBuf_Myxa_2, whole genome shotgun sequence genomic region:
- the LOC127424257 gene encoding adiponectin receptor protein 1-like, which yields MTTCHHGDCRSNSDAEWRSSDDERNMEDVEHTELGLLLKSSENSEESRGVSAFPDEDENEDENEEDGLQVVTLPMQAHHAMEKMEEFVHKVWEGRWRVISHHLLPDWLKDNDYLLHGHRPPMPSFRACFKSIFRIHTETGNIWTHLLGLILFLCLGTLTMLRPNVSFMAPVQEKVVFGMFFLGAVLCLCFSWLFHTVYCHSEKVSRTFSKLDYSGIALLIMGSFVPWLYYSFYCSPQPRLIYLSVVCVLGVAALIVAQWDRFATPRHRCTRAGVFLGLGLSGLIPTMHFTITEGFVKATTVGQMGWFYLMGAMYVSGAALYAARIPERYFPGQCDIWFQSHQIFHVLVVGAAFVHFYGISNLQEFRYSLEGGCTDDSLL from the exons ATGACAACGTGTCACCATGGTGACTGCCGCTCCAACAGTGATGCTGAGTGGCGCTCCTCTGATGATGAGAGGAATATGGAGGATGTGGAGCACACTGAGCTTGGGCTGCTGCTGAAGTCTTCTGAAAATTCAGAGGAATCAAGA GGTGTGTCAGCGTTTCCTGATGAGGATGAAAATGAAGATGAGAATGAAGAGGATGGTTTGCAGGTGGTCACACTGCCCATGCAGGCACATCATGCCATGGAGAAGATGGAGGAGTTTGTACACAAG GTATGGGAAGGACGTTGGCGAGTTATCTCGCACCATCTCCTCCCCGATTGGCTAAAGGATAATGATTACCTGCTGCATGGACACCGCCCACCCATGCCGTCCTTCCGTgcctgttttaaaagcatcttcAGGATTCATACAGAGACTGGAAACATCTGGACACACCTTCTGG GCCTCATTCTGTTCCTGTGTTTGGGCACACTGACGATGCTGCGTCCGAACGTGTCGTTCATGGCTCCCGTGCAGGAGAAGGTGGTGTTTGGGATGTTCTTTCTGGGTGCAGTcctctgtttgtgtttttcatgGCTTTTTCACACCGTCTACTGTCACTCTGAAAAAGTCTCCAGAACTTTCTCGAA GTTGGATTACTCTGGGATTGCGTTGTTGATCATGGGCTCATTTGTTCCATGGCTGTACTACTCATTCTACTGCTCTCCTCAGCCACGGCTCATCTATCTCTCGGTTGTGTGTGTGCTGGGTGTTGCTGCTCTCATTGTGGCTCAGTGGGACCGCTTTGCCACTCCTCGCCACCGGTGCACACGTGCAG gTGTATTCCTGGGTCTCGGGCTGAGTGGACTCATTCCTACAATGCACTTTACCATCACAGAGGGTTTTGTGAAGGCGACAACAGTCggtcagatgggctggttctaTCTGATGGGAGCCATGTATGTCAGTGGAGCAGCACTTTATGCAGCACGGATACCAGAACGCTATTTCCCTGGACAATGTGACATCTGG TTCCAGTCTCATCAGATATTCCATGTGTTGGTTGTGGGTGCTGCATTTGTCCATTTTTATGGAATATCTAACTTGCAGGAGTTCCGTTATAGCCTGGAAGGAGGCTGCACAGATGACTctctgttataa